A window of Corallococcus macrosporus DSM 14697 contains these coding sequences:
- a CDS encoding type I polyketide synthase, which translates to MAGDTHWNGLEIAIIGMACRFPGAGNAEAYWRNLRDGVESITFLEDDALEPSVMEDPALRKSPQYVRAAAPIEGAELFDAAFFGITPKEAEVMDPQQRVFLECAWSALEDAGYDAERYREHVGVYAGARTNTYVFNLFSNPAALGMLGAFEVGLGNDLAFLSTRVAHRLNLKGPAYSLHTACSTSLVAVHLAAQALLAGECRMALAGGVAIQSPQRTGYLYQFGGVASPDGRCRAFDAKAQGTLFGNGAGVVVLKRLEDALEDGDTVHAVIRGSAINNDGAQKASFNAPSVQGQSRVIRHALQTAEVDARSITYVEAHGTGTQLGDPIEVRALTRAFRTSTRDTGFCALGSVKPNIGHLDAASGIASLIKTVLALKHRQLPPTLHFQEPNPQIDFAASPFFVNATLRDWERGAAPRRAGVSAFGIGGTNAHVILEEAPPVASSADARPWYVLPLSAKTGTALDAATEALATHLEQHPELALRDVAFTLQVGRQAFQHRRIAVARDREHAIRVLRGEEPERLATQKQEARGRPVAFLFPGGGTHHLGMCAGLYRTEPVFREAADEVASVLRPHLGVDLRTVLYQEPLQEVPGLSRNALALPAIFLTEYALARLWRSCGVEPEQMLGHSLGEYAAACLAGVLSVEDAAALVALRGQLMDELPAGSMLSISLPEAEVVPLLGQALDLAAVNAPSQCVVSGPLAAVKQLMAVLTARGVEHRQLHVEAAAHSRMLERVLPRFHERVSRLTLRPPERPYLSSRTGRPVTGDEVTRPQYWVDHLRHAVRFRDGMQVLLEDPARVLLEVGPAQSLTAAARLQGEPAGSRTIVSSARHPKDDQPDEAVFLNALGRLWLAGVEVDWSGVHGAESARRVPLPTYPFEGQRYWVAPMDRSAALLASRTAGANKQADVADWFHLPSWRRTPPATLAPSALAQPRGWVVFTDGGPLASRLVSRLEEAGQHVVTVSAGGAFSREGERRFTVSPGAPGDYAALLSELEDSAHRPEVFVHLWSLTPQEARASELTRFQAAQTLGYSSVTHLGQALAGLKDARPLRLEVISNHLFDPDGQAEALPEKAPLLGPCQVLTQQQVHITARGIDVILPGAEGAPALAEQLVAELATTARDFRVALRGSRRWVQELSSVRLTESSSPARPLRERGVYLITGGLGRVGLLLAGQLARTKQARLALVGRTPLPPRRLWDDWLSTQGEDDDASVLIQKVRELEAHGAEVLVLSADVSKPRWMKEVLSEVDQRFGALHGVLHCADLPPAPPERTPLSATGPEAEARFRAKVRGTYVLEEVLRGRALDFVMLFSASTAVLSPFGDTPSTAANLFVEAFAAHRSQGSATPWMSVAWDPWPRAAGASDARRPDLEPYAMTEAEAAEAFQRVVTCGLDGPVVVATGDVSRRLTAWLQRAAAQPKVSRKARTGEEALPANELERVIAGLWQEVLGVEQVTRQDHFFELGGHSLLATQVVGRLRSRLQLDLSLALLFTSPTVAGLAKAIAGLQAQQRESLYRELIERVTRVSEQELAEELRRRGVKAA; encoded by the coding sequence ATGGCTGGCGACACCCACTGGAACGGGCTGGAGATTGCAATCATCGGGATGGCGTGCCGCTTTCCCGGGGCCGGCAACGCCGAGGCGTATTGGCGGAACCTGCGGGACGGCGTCGAGTCCATCACCTTCCTCGAGGACGACGCGTTGGAGCCCTCCGTCATGGAGGACCCGGCCCTGCGCAAATCGCCCCAGTACGTGCGCGCGGCGGCGCCCATTGAAGGCGCGGAGTTGTTCGACGCGGCCTTCTTCGGCATCACGCCCAAGGAAGCCGAGGTGATGGATCCGCAGCAGCGCGTCTTCCTGGAGTGCGCCTGGTCCGCGCTGGAAGACGCGGGCTACGACGCCGAGCGCTACCGTGAGCACGTTGGCGTCTACGCGGGCGCCCGCACCAACACGTACGTCTTCAACCTCTTCTCCAACCCGGCCGCGCTGGGGATGCTGGGCGCGTTCGAGGTGGGGCTCGGCAATGACCTGGCCTTCCTCAGTACGCGGGTGGCGCACCGGCTCAACCTGAAGGGCCCCGCCTATTCACTGCACACCGCCTGCTCCACGTCGTTGGTGGCGGTGCACCTGGCCGCCCAGGCGCTCCTGGCGGGAGAGTGCCGCATGGCCCTCGCCGGGGGGGTGGCCATCCAGTCGCCCCAGCGCACCGGCTACCTGTACCAGTTCGGTGGTGTCGCCTCACCCGACGGGCGCTGCCGCGCGTTCGACGCCAAGGCGCAGGGCACGCTCTTCGGCAACGGCGCGGGCGTGGTGGTGCTCAAGCGTCTGGAGGACGCCCTGGAGGATGGAGACACCGTCCACGCCGTCATCCGCGGCTCGGCCATCAACAACGACGGCGCGCAGAAGGCCAGCTTCAACGCGCCCAGCGTCCAGGGGCAGTCCCGGGTCATCCGCCATGCCCTGCAGACGGCGGAGGTGGACGCGCGGAGCATCACCTATGTGGAGGCCCATGGCACGGGCACGCAGTTGGGTGACCCCATCGAGGTGCGCGCGCTCACCCGCGCCTTCCGGACGAGCACGCGGGACACGGGCTTCTGCGCGCTCGGCTCGGTGAAGCCCAACATCGGTCACCTGGATGCCGCGTCGGGTATCGCCAGTCTCATCAAGACGGTGCTCGCGCTGAAGCACCGGCAGTTGCCGCCCACGCTGCACTTCCAGGAGCCGAACCCGCAGATAGACTTCGCCGCCAGCCCCTTCTTCGTCAACGCCACCCTGCGGGACTGGGAGCGCGGCGCCGCCCCTCGCCGCGCTGGCGTCAGCGCCTTCGGCATTGGTGGCACCAACGCACACGTCATCCTGGAGGAAGCCCCGCCCGTCGCGTCCAGCGCGGACGCCCGCCCCTGGTACGTGCTGCCGCTGTCCGCGAAGACGGGCACGGCCTTGGATGCCGCGACAGAGGCGCTGGCCACCCATCTGGAGCAGCACCCGGAGCTGGCGCTGAGGGACGTGGCCTTCACGCTGCAAGTGGGCCGTCAGGCCTTCCAGCACCGCCGCATCGCCGTGGCGCGGGACCGGGAGCACGCCATCCGGGTGCTGCGCGGCGAGGAGCCGGAGCGGCTGGCCACACAGAAGCAGGAGGCACGCGGCCGGCCCGTGGCGTTCCTCTTCCCTGGAGGCGGCACCCATCACCTGGGCATGTGCGCGGGCCTGTACCGCACGGAGCCCGTCTTCCGCGAGGCCGCCGACGAGGTCGCCAGTGTCCTGCGTCCGCACCTGGGCGTGGACCTGCGCACGGTGCTCTACCAGGAGCCCCTCCAGGAGGTCCCGGGGCTCTCCCGCAACGCGCTCGCCCTGCCCGCCATCTTCCTGACGGAGTACGCCCTGGCGCGGCTGTGGAGGTCGTGCGGCGTGGAGCCGGAGCAGATGTTGGGCCACAGCCTGGGTGAATACGCGGCGGCGTGCCTCGCCGGAGTCCTCTCCGTGGAGGACGCCGCGGCCCTGGTGGCGCTGCGCGGGCAGCTCATGGACGAGCTGCCCGCGGGGTCCATGCTGAGCATCAGCCTCCCGGAGGCGGAGGTGGTGCCGCTCCTGGGGCAGGCGCTGGACCTGGCGGCGGTGAACGCGCCCTCGCAGTGCGTGGTCTCCGGCCCGCTGGCGGCGGTGAAGCAGTTGATGGCGGTGCTGACAGCGCGCGGCGTGGAGCACCGCCAGTTGCACGTGGAGGCGGCGGCGCACTCGCGCATGCTGGAGCGAGTCCTCCCGCGCTTCCATGAACGCGTGTCCCGCCTGACGCTCCGCCCGCCCGAGCGGCCCTACCTCTCCAGCCGGACGGGCCGGCCCGTGACGGGGGACGAGGTGACGCGGCCGCAATACTGGGTGGACCACCTGCGTCACGCGGTGCGCTTCCGGGACGGCATGCAGGTGCTGCTGGAGGACCCTGCGCGCGTGCTCCTGGAGGTGGGGCCCGCGCAGTCGCTGACCGCCGCGGCGAGGCTCCAGGGAGAGCCCGCCGGTTCGCGGACCATCGTCTCGTCCGCCCGGCACCCCAAGGACGACCAGCCGGACGAGGCCGTCTTCCTGAACGCGCTGGGACGGCTGTGGCTCGCGGGCGTGGAGGTGGACTGGAGCGGCGTGCATGGAGCGGAGAGCGCCCGCCGCGTCCCGCTGCCCACGTACCCCTTCGAGGGGCAACGGTATTGGGTGGCGCCGATGGACAGGTCCGCCGCGCTGCTGGCCTCGCGGACCGCGGGCGCCAACAAGCAGGCCGACGTGGCGGATTGGTTCCACCTCCCCTCATGGCGGCGCACGCCTCCGGCCACGCTGGCCCCCTCGGCGCTCGCCCAGCCCAGGGGCTGGGTGGTGTTCACCGATGGCGGCCCGCTGGCGTCGCGGCTCGTCTCCCGGCTGGAGGAGGCGGGACAGCATGTCGTCACCGTGTCCGCGGGAGGCGCGTTCTCACGTGAGGGCGAGCGGCGCTTCACGGTGTCCCCGGGCGCGCCCGGAGACTACGCCGCGCTGCTGAGCGAACTGGAGGACTCGGCGCACCGGCCCGAGGTGTTCGTCCATCTGTGGAGCCTCACGCCGCAAGAGGCGCGCGCGTCCGAGCTCACGCGCTTCCAGGCCGCGCAGACCCTGGGCTACTCCAGCGTGACCCACCTGGGACAGGCCCTGGCAGGCCTGAAGGATGCACGGCCCCTGCGGTTGGAGGTCATCTCCAACCACCTGTTCGACCCGGACGGCCAGGCGGAGGCGCTCCCAGAGAAGGCGCCGCTGTTGGGGCCCTGTCAGGTGCTGACGCAGCAGCAGGTGCACATCACCGCGCGTGGCATCGACGTGATTCTCCCCGGCGCGGAGGGCGCTCCGGCGTTGGCCGAGCAGCTCGTCGCCGAGCTCGCCACCACGGCACGCGACTTCCGGGTGGCGTTGCGTGGCTCCCGCCGCTGGGTCCAGGAGCTGTCGTCCGTCCGGCTGACGGAGTCGTCCTCCCCCGCGCGTCCGCTGCGTGAGCGCGGCGTGTACCTCATCACGGGTGGCCTGGGCCGCGTGGGGCTGCTGCTGGCAGGCCAACTGGCGCGGACGAAGCAGGCGCGGCTGGCGCTGGTGGGCCGCACCCCGCTGCCTCCACGTCGCCTCTGGGACGATTGGCTCTCCACCCAGGGCGAGGATGACGACGCCAGCGTGCTCATCCAGAAGGTGCGCGAGCTGGAGGCCCACGGGGCCGAGGTCCTCGTCCTGAGCGCCGACGTGTCCAAGCCGCGCTGGATGAAGGAAGTCCTCTCCGAGGTGGACCAGCGCTTCGGCGCGCTCCACGGTGTCTTGCACTGCGCGGACCTTCCCCCGGCGCCGCCCGAGCGGACGCCGCTCTCGGCGACGGGCCCGGAGGCGGAGGCGCGCTTCCGCGCCAAGGTGCGCGGCACGTACGTGCTGGAGGAGGTCCTGCGCGGCCGTGCGCTGGACTTCGTGATGCTGTTCTCCGCGTCGACCGCCGTGCTGTCGCCCTTTGGCGACACGCCTTCGACCGCGGCCAACCTCTTCGTGGAGGCGTTCGCGGCCCACCGCAGCCAGGGCTCGGCGACGCCCTGGATGAGCGTGGCGTGGGACCCGTGGCCGCGTGCGGCCGGCGCCAGCGACGCGCGGAGGCCGGACCTGGAGCCGTATGCGATGACCGAGGCCGAGGCCGCCGAGGCCTTCCAGCGCGTCGTCACGTGCGGCCTGGATGGCCCGGTGGTCGTGGCGACAGGTGACGTGTCACGCCGGTTGACGGCGTGGCTCCAGCGGGCGGCCGCGCAGCCCAAGGTCTCGCGGAAGGCCCGCACGGGAGAGGAGGCGCTCCCCGCCAATGAGCTGGAGCGCGTCATCGCGGGCCTGTGGCAGGAGGTCCTGGGCGTCGAGCAGGTGACGCGGCAGGACCACTTCTTCGAGCTGGGTGGGCACTCCCTGCTCGCCACGCAGGTCGTCGGCCGGCTGCGCTCGCGGTTGCAGTTGGACCTGAGCCTGGCGCTGCTCTTCACGTCCCCCACCGTGGCGGGCCTGGCGAAGGCAATCGCCGGCCTTCAGGCACAGCAGCGGGAATCCCTCTATCGCGAGCTGATCGAGCGGGTCACCCGCGTCTCCGAGCAGGAGCTCGCCGAAGAGCTTCGACGCCGCGGCGTGAAGGCCGCGTGA
- a CDS encoding type I polyketide synthase produces the protein MGRHTRYEGDASLAVAIVGMAARVPGAEDVDAFWRLLREGREAITFFTSEAMKALGVEPGWLANPNFVKAAPVLERPGRFDAALFGYAPREAELLDPQHRIFLECAWAALEHAGYAPGRVQVSTGVFAGSSLSSYLLFNLLSRAEFQQAEDTFPAMVGNDKDFLATRVAYHFNLKGPALTVQTGCSTSLVATHLACQSLLGYQCDVALAGGVSVHMPQRAGYHYQDGGISSPDGHCRAFDAKGQGTLFGSGAGVVVLKRLEDALNDGDTVHAVIRGSAINNDGAMKVGFTAPGVEGQSEVIARAQAVAEVSPESISYVEAHGTATPLGDPVEVQALTEAFRAGTDKRGFCGLGSVKTNVGHLDAAAGVTGLLKTVLALEHGELPPSLHYEKPNPRIDFENSPFYVNATLKPWPEGDTPRRAGVSSFGIGGTNAHVILEEAPVTLPGDAARPWQLLVLSAKTPSALETQTAALLAHLQAHPEQQLADVAWTLQVGRRPMELRRVVVCEDRASAVAALESKDPQRIFTLAPGNGTPSAVFMFPGGGAQYPDMGRGLYASEQVFQEAVDRCCELLRPRLGFDLRPVMYPDAANATEAAQRLKRTSLALPALFTVEYAVARLWLSWGVKPEALIGHSLGEYAAACLAGVFSLEDALALVVLRGKLFEELPGGGMLSVPLPEAELRPLLGASLSIAAMNGPAQCAVAGAVEAVEALAAELTKREVEFRRIPIDVAAHSHLVEPILARFQSFVGTLTRNAPTLPIVSNVTGTWMTPEEAVDPVYWTRHLRQTVRFGDGVRTLAARPGRVYLEVGPGRTLGTLARLQLNGPKAPAVLSSLRHPQDPVPDDAFLTTTVGRLWASGVEVDWSAVHGGTRRLRVPLPTYPFEGQDYWLAPEASSSRGRGVARKSADVAGWFYLPSWQRAPLLPKAGPVTPRGWIVYQDAGGVGAALAARLEQQGHRVVRVTPGPGFRQVAERDFTVDGREREDHARLLRALEARDFKVERVVYLWSLDESGADFDEAQARGFFGVLRLAQALSSVESPAPVELTVVGREALEVESADAVAPERATLPALCKVIPQELDTVACRYVDVRAPSVDVLLREVTSEALEPVVAWRGAHRQVQAYEPLRIEADTPVTWPLKQRGVYLITGGLGGVGLRMADHLARTKQARLVLVGRTGAEKDVDGRRLRAVRALEAAGAEVLVARADVADEAQLRAVLAEVDARFGALDGVIHAAGLAGDGAVALLGGMDPATCAPHFRAKVHGTYALERALAGRTLDFVLLVSSNATALGGLGLGAYAAANAFLDAFAAARSGRGGTRWLSTNWDGWPLDSAEGAKAIQTSIDQFAMTPAEAVEAFRRVVEAPLEGQVLVSTGNLDARVAQWVRREGAGAKKDAGGALHSRPMLGTEYVAPTDDVERALVRVWQEQLGLEQLGIHDNFFDLGGNSLLWLKIVGRMKRELGRDVPLTSVFEAPTVATLAKKLGQGPAPAESTAAFESSQSRGAQRRERRSRRE, from the coding sequence ATGGGTCGTCATACCCGGTATGAGGGGGACGCGAGTCTCGCGGTAGCCATTGTCGGCATGGCCGCCCGCGTGCCCGGCGCCGAAGACGTGGACGCCTTCTGGCGCCTGCTGCGCGAGGGCAGGGAGGCCATCACCTTCTTCACCAGCGAGGCGATGAAGGCATTGGGCGTGGAGCCTGGCTGGCTCGCCAATCCGAACTTCGTGAAGGCCGCGCCTGTCCTGGAGCGGCCGGGCCGCTTCGACGCGGCGCTCTTCGGGTATGCGCCGCGCGAGGCGGAGCTGTTGGACCCGCAGCACCGCATCTTCCTGGAGTGTGCCTGGGCGGCGCTGGAGCACGCGGGGTATGCCCCGGGCCGGGTGCAGGTCTCCACCGGCGTCTTCGCGGGCTCCAGCCTGAGCAGCTACCTGCTGTTCAACCTGCTCTCTCGGGCGGAGTTCCAGCAGGCCGAGGACACGTTCCCCGCCATGGTGGGCAACGACAAGGACTTCCTCGCCACGCGGGTGGCCTACCACTTCAACCTCAAGGGGCCCGCCCTCACCGTGCAGACGGGGTGCTCGACGTCGCTGGTGGCCACGCACCTCGCCTGTCAGTCACTGCTGGGCTACCAGTGCGACGTGGCGCTGGCGGGCGGTGTGTCCGTGCACATGCCCCAGCGGGCGGGCTACCACTATCAGGACGGCGGTATCTCCTCGCCGGACGGACACTGCCGCGCGTTCGACGCCAAGGGACAGGGCACGCTCTTCGGCAGCGGCGCGGGCGTGGTGGTGCTCAAGCGCCTGGAGGATGCGCTCAACGACGGGGACACCGTCCACGCCGTCATCCGTGGCTCGGCCATCAACAACGACGGCGCGATGAAGGTGGGCTTCACCGCCCCGGGCGTCGAAGGTCAGTCGGAGGTCATCGCCCGCGCGCAGGCCGTGGCGGAGGTGTCCCCGGAGTCCATCTCCTACGTGGAGGCGCATGGCACCGCGACGCCGCTGGGCGACCCCGTGGAGGTGCAGGCCCTCACGGAGGCCTTCCGCGCGGGGACGGACAAGCGTGGCTTCTGCGGGTTGGGCTCGGTGAAGACCAACGTGGGCCACCTGGACGCGGCGGCCGGCGTCACGGGGCTGCTCAAGACGGTGCTCGCGCTGGAGCACGGCGAGCTGCCACCCAGCCTCCATTACGAGAAGCCCAACCCGCGCATCGACTTCGAGAACAGCCCCTTCTACGTCAACGCCACGCTCAAGCCGTGGCCGGAAGGGGACACGCCCCGGCGCGCGGGGGTGAGCTCGTTCGGGATTGGTGGCACCAACGCGCACGTCATCCTGGAGGAGGCGCCCGTCACCCTCCCGGGAGACGCGGCGCGCCCCTGGCAGCTCCTGGTGCTGTCCGCGAAGACGCCGTCCGCGCTGGAGACCCAGACGGCCGCGCTGCTGGCGCACCTCCAGGCGCATCCCGAGCAGCAGCTCGCGGACGTGGCCTGGACGCTCCAGGTGGGCCGCAGGCCCATGGAGCTCCGCCGCGTGGTGGTGTGCGAAGACCGGGCGAGCGCCGTGGCGGCGCTGGAGTCCAAGGACCCGCAGCGCATCTTCACCCTGGCCCCGGGCAACGGCACGCCGTCAGCCGTCTTCATGTTCCCGGGTGGTGGCGCGCAGTACCCGGACATGGGGCGTGGCCTCTACGCGTCGGAGCAGGTGTTCCAGGAGGCCGTGGACCGCTGCTGCGAGCTGCTGCGGCCCCGGCTGGGCTTCGACCTTCGGCCCGTCATGTACCCGGACGCGGCGAATGCCACGGAGGCGGCGCAGCGCCTCAAGCGCACCTCCCTGGCGCTGCCCGCGCTCTTCACCGTGGAGTACGCGGTGGCGCGGCTGTGGCTGTCCTGGGGCGTGAAGCCGGAGGCGCTCATCGGCCACAGCCTGGGGGAATATGCCGCGGCCTGCCTCGCGGGCGTCTTCTCGCTGGAGGACGCGCTGGCGCTGGTCGTGCTGCGCGGCAAGCTCTTCGAGGAGCTGCCCGGTGGCGGCATGCTCAGCGTCCCCTTGCCCGAGGCGGAGCTTCGTCCGCTGCTGGGAGCGTCGCTGTCCATCGCCGCGATGAACGGGCCCGCGCAGTGCGCGGTGGCGGGAGCCGTTGAGGCCGTGGAGGCGCTGGCCGCGGAGCTGACGAAGCGCGAGGTGGAGTTCCGTCGCATCCCCATCGACGTGGCGGCGCACTCGCACCTGGTGGAGCCCATCCTCGCGCGCTTCCAGTCCTTCGTGGGGACGCTGACGCGCAATGCGCCCACGCTGCCCATTGTCTCCAACGTCACCGGGACGTGGATGACGCCCGAGGAGGCGGTGGACCCGGTGTACTGGACGCGGCACCTGCGGCAGACGGTGCGCTTTGGCGACGGCGTCCGCACCCTGGCCGCGCGGCCCGGCCGCGTCTACCTGGAGGTGGGCCCGGGCCGCACGCTGGGGACGCTGGCGCGCCTGCAGCTCAACGGGCCCAAGGCCCCCGCGGTGCTCTCTTCGCTGCGTCACCCGCAGGACCCGGTGCCGGACGACGCGTTCCTCACCACCACGGTGGGCCGGCTCTGGGCCTCCGGTGTGGAGGTGGACTGGAGCGCGGTGCATGGCGGCACCCGGCGGCTGCGCGTGCCTCTACCGACGTATCCCTTCGAGGGGCAGGACTACTGGCTGGCGCCGGAGGCGTCCTCCTCGCGCGGCCGGGGTGTCGCTCGCAAGAGCGCGGATGTGGCCGGCTGGTTCTATCTGCCCTCGTGGCAGCGCGCGCCGTTGCTGCCCAAGGCGGGGCCGGTGACGCCGCGCGGGTGGATTGTCTACCAGGATGCGGGAGGCGTGGGGGCCGCCCTGGCGGCGCGGCTGGAGCAGCAGGGGCACCGCGTCGTCCGCGTGACGCCCGGCCCGGGTTTCCGTCAGGTGGCCGAGCGCGACTTCACCGTGGACGGCCGCGAACGGGAGGACCACGCCCGCTTGCTGCGCGCGCTGGAGGCCCGGGACTTCAAGGTGGAGCGCGTCGTGTATCTCTGGAGCCTGGATGAGTCCGGAGCGGACTTCGATGAGGCCCAGGCGCGCGGCTTCTTCGGTGTGCTGCGGCTGGCGCAGGCCCTGTCCAGCGTGGAGTCGCCCGCGCCCGTGGAGTTGACGGTGGTGGGCCGCGAGGCGCTGGAGGTGGAGAGCGCCGACGCGGTGGCTCCCGAGCGCGCCACGCTGCCGGCGCTGTGCAAGGTGATTCCGCAGGAGCTGGACACCGTGGCCTGCCGTTACGTGGACGTGCGCGCTCCCTCGGTGGACGTGCTGCTGCGGGAAGTCACATCGGAGGCCCTGGAGCCCGTGGTGGCCTGGCGTGGAGCGCACCGGCAGGTGCAGGCGTACGAGCCGCTGCGCATCGAAGCGGACACTCCGGTGACCTGGCCCCTCAAGCAGCGCGGCGTCTACCTCATCACGGGCGGCCTGGGCGGGGTGGGGCTGCGGATGGCGGACCATCTGGCTCGCACGAAGCAGGCTCGGCTGGTCCTGGTGGGGCGCACCGGCGCGGAGAAGGACGTGGATGGGCGCCGCCTGCGCGCGGTGCGGGCGTTGGAGGCCGCGGGCGCGGAGGTGCTGGTGGCTCGCGCGGACGTGGCGGATGAGGCGCAATTGCGCGCGGTGCTGGCGGAGGTGGACGCCCGCTTCGGAGCGCTGGATGGCGTCATCCACGCGGCGGGGCTCGCGGGTGACGGCGCGGTGGCGTTGCTGGGCGGGATGGACCCGGCGACGTGCGCGCCGCACTTCCGGGCGAAGGTGCATGGCACGTACGCCCTGGAGCGAGCGCTGGCGGGCCGCACGCTGGACTTCGTGCTGTTGGTGTCCTCCAACGCCACCGCGTTGGGCGGGCTGGGGCTGGGCGCCTACGCGGCGGCCAACGCCTTCCTGGACGCCTTCGCGGCGGCGCGCTCGGGGCGGGGCGGCACGCGGTGGTTGAGCACCAACTGGGACGGCTGGCCGCTGGATTCAGCCGAAGGCGCGAAGGCCATCCAGACCAGCATCGACCAGTTCGCCATGACGCCCGCCGAGGCGGTGGAGGCCTTCCGCCGCGTGGTGGAAGCGCCGCTGGAGGGGCAGGTGCTGGTGTCCACGGGCAACCTGGACGCGCGCGTGGCGCAGTGGGTGCGGCGCGAGGGCGCGGGGGCGAAGAAGGACGCGGGCGGCGCGTTGCACTCGCGGCCCATGCTGGGCACCGAGTACGTGGCCCCCACCGATGACGTGGAGCGCGCGCTGGTGCGCGTGTGGCAGGAGCAGTTGGGGCTGGAGCAGCTTGGCATCCACGACAACTTCTTCGACCTGGGAGGCAATTCGCTCCTGTGGCTGAAGATTGTCGGGCGCATGAAGCGGGAGCTGGGGCGGGATGTCCCCCTCACCAGCGTCTTCGAGGCCCCCACCGTGGCCACGCTGGCGAAGAAGCTGGGACAGGGGCCCGCCCCCGCGGAGAGCACCGCCGCCTTCGAGTCCAGCCAGAGCCGCGGGGCGCAGCGCAGGGAGCGCCGCAGCCGCCGCGAGTAG